In Candidatus Cohnella colombiensis, one DNA window encodes the following:
- a CDS encoding transposase, translating into MGDVRERYTKEFKRKTIEHMEATGKKPIDIQRELGISKSTLSPWIKQYGSNVTKEQTQVFVDYERLKRLEQEYKDLQEENEILKKAMHFFTKDRD; encoded by the coding sequence ATGGGAGACGTTCGAGAAAGGTATACCAAAGAATTTAAGCGCAAAACAATCGAACACATGGAGGCAACCGGCAAGAAACCAATCGATATCCAGAGAGAATTAGGGATTTCTAAAAGTACGCTAAGTCCATGGATTAAGCAATATGGTAGCAATGTGACCAAGGAACAAACGCAGGTCTTTGTCGATTACGAGCGCCTCAAAAGGCTGGAGCAAGAGTATAAAGATCTTCAGGAAGAGAACGAAATCCTAAAAAAAGCGATGCACTTCTTCACGAAAGACCGGGACTAA
- a CDS encoding DUF1934 domain-containing protein, whose product MPDKRNVTVGFTSWQQGEKQRSKLRGQLYKLQTGWTLIYVEPAVEDSVETRNTLFIYDDALKLRRQGAVGLEVNFRQGATLSGQLTLPNGSQTIETLTHQLHIELSAFGGVIDWKYDLLMQEQSVGSFQIRLDIQEEQAQ is encoded by the coding sequence ATGCCAGACAAGCGCAATGTGACTGTCGGGTTTACGAGCTGGCAGCAAGGTGAGAAGCAACGCTCTAAGTTGCGAGGGCAGCTATACAAGCTCCAAACGGGATGGACGCTCATCTACGTTGAGCCTGCGGTAGAAGATAGTGTCGAAACACGAAATACGCTATTCATCTATGACGATGCTTTAAAGCTAAGAAGACAAGGGGCAGTTGGTCTTGAGGTGAACTTTCGACAAGGGGCAACATTGTCCGGTCAGCTTACATTACCTAATGGATCGCAGACCATTGAAACATTAACTCATCAATTGCACATCGAGCTTTCTGCATTCGGTGGAGTAATTGATTGGAAATATGACTTGCTCATGCAAGAGCAATCTGTCGGGAGCTTTCAGATCCGATTGGATATTCAGGAGGAACAAGCACAATGA
- the argS gene encoding arginine--tRNA ligase, which yields MNVLEQLQAGVTEALADAAIEAGFVNSREELPSIVLEVPKDKSHGDLATNLAMQLTKLAKKNPRQIAEGIIEKLGTGRASIQSAEIAGPGFINFRLDKSYLYPAIGEVLSQGDKYGQINAGLGKRVQVEFVSANPTGSLHLGHARGAAVGDALCNVLSTAGYDVTREYYINDAGNQVNNLAKSIEARYRQALGQDVQMPEDGYYGEDIVGFAKELVDEQGDKLLSLADDSRFDYFRTYGLEKELNKIKRDLGRFGVTFDEWYSESSLYENDKVTAVLDALRAKGQVYDHEGAVWLRSTDYGDDKDRVLVKNDGSYTYLTPDAAYHMDKFERGYDQLINIWGADHHGYIPRMKAAMAALGNDPAKLTVLIAQMVSLFQNGEKVKMSKRTGKAVTMEDLMDEVGVDAIRYFFTMRGMDSHLDFDMDLAVSTSNENPVFYVQYAHARICSIFRQAEEQGVAVLPWQEANLTRLDAEQEYDLLRKIAEFPETIAESARLYAPHIMIRYVYELASLFHSYYRAERVITEDAEQSQARLQLLAAIKVVIANSLALVGVSAPDKM from the coding sequence ATGAACGTATTAGAGCAACTACAAGCAGGCGTAACAGAAGCGCTCGCGGATGCCGCAATTGAAGCGGGATTCGTGAACAGTCGTGAGGAATTACCGTCGATCGTACTAGAGGTGCCGAAAGATAAGTCGCATGGCGATCTTGCAACGAACTTGGCGATGCAATTGACGAAGCTGGCTAAGAAAAACCCACGCCAAATTGCAGAAGGTATTATAGAGAAGTTAGGCACTGGTCGCGCATCGATTCAATCTGCGGAAATCGCAGGACCGGGCTTTATTAACTTCCGTCTCGATAAGAGCTATCTGTACCCAGCGATTGGCGAGGTGCTGAGCCAAGGGGATAAATACGGACAAATTAACGCAGGTCTAGGCAAGCGCGTGCAAGTGGAGTTCGTTAGTGCGAATCCAACAGGAAGTCTCCATCTTGGACATGCTCGTGGCGCAGCTGTCGGTGATGCGCTATGTAATGTGCTATCGACAGCGGGCTATGACGTTACGCGTGAATACTACATCAATGACGCAGGTAATCAGGTAAACAATCTTGCGAAGTCGATTGAAGCACGTTACCGTCAAGCGCTCGGTCAAGATGTGCAGATGCCAGAGGATGGCTATTATGGCGAAGATATCGTCGGTTTTGCTAAAGAATTAGTTGATGAGCAAGGTGATAAGCTACTATCTCTTGCAGACGACTCACGTTTCGACTATTTCCGGACTTATGGTCTGGAGAAGGAACTGAACAAAATCAAACGTGACCTCGGACGGTTTGGCGTCACTTTCGATGAATGGTATAGTGAGTCTTCGCTCTATGAGAATGATAAAGTTACTGCGGTGCTAGATGCACTAAGAGCGAAGGGCCAAGTGTATGATCACGAGGGTGCAGTATGGCTGCGTTCGACGGATTATGGCGATGACAAAGATCGGGTGCTTGTGAAAAATGATGGCAGCTACACGTATTTAACACCGGATGCTGCGTATCATATGGATAAGTTTGAGCGCGGTTACGACCAATTGATTAATATTTGGGGAGCAGACCACCACGGGTATATTCCTCGTATGAAAGCAGCGATGGCTGCACTAGGCAATGATCCAGCTAAGCTGACGGTGTTAATCGCACAGATGGTCAGCTTGTTCCAAAATGGTGAGAAGGTCAAGATGTCTAAGCGTACCGGCAAAGCGGTTACGATGGAAGATTTGATGGATGAAGTAGGCGTCGATGCGATTCGTTACTTCTTCACGATGCGGGGTATGGATTCACATCTCGATTTCGATATGGATTTAGCTGTTTCAACATCCAATGAAAATCCAGTATTCTACGTCCAGTATGCACATGCTCGGATTTGCAGTATTTTCAGACAAGCTGAAGAGCAGGGTGTTGCTGTACTGCCTTGGCAGGAAGCAAATCTAACCCGACTCGACGCGGAGCAAGAGTACGATCTTCTGCGTAAGATTGCGGAGTTCCCAGAGACGATTGCAGAATCCGCTAGACTCTATGCGCCACATATTATGATTCGCTATGTGTATGAGTTAGCATCGTTGTTCCATAGCTACTATCGTGCGGAACGTGTCATTACAGAGGATGCAGAGCAAAGCCAAGCGCGATTGCAATTGCTAGCTGCAATTAAAGTCGTTATTGCCAACAGCCTTGCGCTCGTCGGAGTGTCAGCTCCTGACAAAATGTAA
- a CDS encoding S8 family peptidase has product MAPLLHALPQGMIVTETGIPWGVKQIGAPETWSRTTGHRVKVGIIDTGVDFSHPDLRHSLEPGINLLDRSQMPYDDNGHGTHIAGTIAAANQLHGVIGVAPRARIYPIKAFDHQGSAFVSDIILGIEWCVYNKMDVVNMSFGMHTKNQSLLRAVNNAHRSGVLIVASSGNDGKIGHIDYPARYSKTIAVGATNRVGKVASFTNRSRLIDVFAPGERIVSTWPRGKHREMSGTSMATSHVTGAIALLLAIRPKLTPAQIKACIQKSAVPLRNSKALQSVGELNVARMLKVVERK; this is encoded by the coding sequence ATCGCACCTCTGCTTCATGCGTTACCTCAGGGAATGATCGTAACTGAAACAGGTATTCCATGGGGCGTGAAGCAAATTGGAGCACCTGAAACGTGGAGTCGAACAACAGGACACCGCGTTAAGGTCGGAATAATTGATACCGGTGTAGACTTTAGCCACCCTGATTTGCGTCACTCTCTCGAACCTGGAATCAATCTCCTTGACCGCTCCCAAATGCCCTATGACGATAATGGTCATGGCACTCACATTGCTGGTACAATCGCTGCAGCCAACCAATTACATGGCGTCATCGGCGTTGCACCTCGCGCGCGTATTTATCCAATTAAAGCATTCGATCACCAAGGATCTGCTTTTGTATCCGACATTATTCTAGGAATAGAGTGGTGTGTATACAACAAGATGGATGTCGTGAACATGAGCTTTGGTATGCACACTAAGAATCAATCTCTGCTCCGTGCAGTCAACAACGCACACCGATCAGGAGTGCTCATTGTCGCTTCCTCCGGAAATGACGGGAAAATCGGCCATATCGACTATCCTGCTCGTTATAGTAAAACCATTGCAGTCGGTGCAACGAATCGAGTAGGAAAAGTGGCTAGCTTCACAAACCGGAGCCGATTGATTGATGTATTCGCGCCAGGGGAGCGCATTGTTTCTACGTGGCCCCGCGGCAAGCATCGTGAGATGAGCGGCACCTCGATGGCAACCTCCCACGTCACAGGTGCCATTGCGCTACTACTTGCAATTAGACCAAAGCTGACTCCTGCACAAATTAAAGCGTGTATTCAAAAATCAGCCGTACCTCTAAGAAATAGCAAAGCTCTCCAGTCTGTCGGAGAGCTCAATGTGGCACGTATGTTGAAAGTTGTTGAACGAAAATAG